A portion of the Candidatus Dormiibacterota bacterium genome contains these proteins:
- a CDS encoding SWIM zinc finger family protein encodes MFDRWRTQWPPYVPVAERRRRAAVLIARFRKGARTLSPIQVEGRAIARTFWGDAWCRNLERYSDYANRLPRGRTYLRNGSVLDLRIGPREVRALVSGSSLYKVVVRVSPVSPARWRAICKDCAGAVDSLVELLQGRFSTGVMERICRPGTGLFPTPREIKLSCSCPDWATMCKHVAAVFYGIGARVDERPELFFTLRAVDQNDLIARAGTGLALAKKAPSARRVLERGNLPEIFGLEMAPGGGAGAGRGTKRRPARERG; translated from the coding sequence ATGTTCGACAGATGGAGGACCCAGTGGCCTCCGTACGTGCCGGTAGCCGAAAGACGGCGGCGCGCGGCGGTCCTGATCGCACGGTTCAGGAAGGGCGCCAGGACCCTCTCGCCCATCCAGGTCGAAGGGCGCGCGATCGCGCGGACATTCTGGGGTGACGCGTGGTGCCGCAACCTGGAGCGCTACAGCGATTACGCCAACCGCCTGCCGCGAGGCAGGACCTACCTCCGCAACGGCTCGGTCCTCGATCTGCGGATCGGCCCCCGCGAAGTCCGCGCCCTGGTGAGCGGATCGTCCCTCTACAAGGTGGTCGTGCGCGTCTCGCCGGTGAGCCCGGCGCGCTGGCGGGCGATCTGCAAGGACTGCGCCGGCGCCGTCGATTCCCTCGTCGAGCTCCTACAGGGGCGCTTCTCGACGGGGGTCATGGAGCGCATCTGCCGCCCCGGCACGGGGCTGTTCCCGACCCCGAGGGAGATCAAGCTCTCGTGCTCCTGCCCGGACTGGGCCACGATGTGCAAGCACGTCGCGGCCGTCTTCTACGGCATCGGCGCGCGCGTCGACGAACGCCCCGAGCTCTTCTTCACCCTGCGCGCCGTCGACCAGAACGACCTCATCGCCCGCGCCGGGACGGGTCTCGCCCTCGCGAAGAAGGCGCCCTCGGCGCGCCGCGTCCTCGAGCGCGGAAACCTCCCTGAAATCTTCGGGCTGGAGATGGCGCCGGGAGGCGGTGCGGGAGCAGGGCGGGGCACGAAGAGGAGGCCCGCGCGAGAGCGGGGCTGA
- a CDS encoding NAD(P)/FAD-dependent oxidoreductase: protein MREQGGARRGGPRESGADLKGAVQQILPRPAAARGTFGAFLGPWSAGTSLMLLMRAAGDGNPAGPTLFPKGGMGAVTQAMAAAAREAGAEIRTGADVEQIVVKDGRATGVALASGETIEAGAVISNADPRRTLLGLVDSVHLGPEFVVRMRNYRCYGTVAKVNLALSGLPEFTALKRAPAGAPNGAAALSGRIHIGPEIDYIERAFDDSKYGDFSQNPYLDVTIPSIADPSLAPSGKHVMSIYMQYAPFRLKTGDWDARAEALGDTVVKTLSEYAPNLKSLIIKGQVITPKDLESTYSLTTGHIFHGELTLDQIFTMRPLLDWARYRTPVHGLYLCGSGTHPGTGLTGGSGANAAREILKDLK, encoded by the coding sequence GTGCGGGAGCAGGGCGGGGCACGAAGAGGAGGCCCGCGCGAGAGCGGGGCTGATTTAAAGGGCGCGGTCCAGCAGATTCTCCCGCGGCCCGCGGCCGCGCGCGGGACGTTCGGCGCCTTCCTCGGCCCCTGGTCGGCTGGGACATCGTTGATGCTGCTGATGCGGGCCGCCGGCGACGGCAACCCAGCCGGTCCGACCCTCTTCCCGAAAGGAGGGATGGGGGCCGTGACCCAGGCGATGGCCGCCGCGGCCAGAGAGGCCGGCGCCGAGATCAGGACCGGCGCCGACGTCGAGCAGATCGTGGTGAAGGACGGTCGCGCGACCGGAGTCGCGCTCGCCTCAGGCGAGACGATCGAGGCGGGAGCCGTGATCTCCAACGCCGACCCGCGCCGCACGCTGCTCGGACTCGTCGACTCCGTCCACCTCGGCCCCGAGTTCGTCGTCAGGATGCGGAACTACCGGTGCTACGGCACCGTCGCGAAGGTGAACCTCGCGCTCTCCGGCCTGCCCGAGTTCACGGCGCTGAAGCGCGCGCCCGCGGGGGCCCCGAACGGCGCCGCCGCCCTGTCGGGACGGATCCACATCGGCCCGGAGATCGACTACATCGAGCGCGCCTTCGACGACTCGAAGTACGGCGACTTCTCCCAGAACCCGTACCTCGATGTGACCATCCCTTCGATCGCCGATCCGTCTCTGGCCCCATCCGGCAAGCACGTCATGTCGATCTACATGCAGTACGCCCCGTTCCGCCTCAAGACCGGCGACTGGGACGCCCGCGCCGAGGCGCTCGGCGACACGGTCGTCAAGACGCTGTCGGAATACGCGCCAAACTTGAAGAGCCTCATCATCAAGGGGCAGGTGATCACTCCGAAGGATCTGGAATCGACCTACTCCCTCACCACCGGCCACATCTTCCACGGCGAGCTGACGCTGGACCAGATCTTCACGATGCGTCCGCTGCTCGACTGGGCCCGCTATCGCACGCCGGTCCACGGACTGTACCTGTGCGGCTCCGGCACGCACCCGGGGACCGGGCTCACCGGTGGATCCGGGGCAAATGCGGCCCGGGAAATCCTCAAGGACTTGAAGTAG
- a CDS encoding peptidoglycan-binding domain-containing protein, translating to MVVQLGPNDERRHEANKREAFDGMRAYHESEIAHKAHTVDVIKTLLTLVVGAYGGLIALILKAELTPEYAQITAGLLLLLVFLIVGYVISKTNAKVDSDHRSYEEHRTEYLTERTLLDLDSALSAVGHPTHWRPRAVDAPSGYSYTKRLTFALGSIVALAAIFGSLLAVAASLTREPTSIITGSSASGDALLRALAAARAADPGTMKWTMHSLVPDYDRNSRKLVLIREGRDDGYVVLLRTDTPTVVSLQSTTIAEQMITGATMTISDVQARLRTLGYYTGDVDGRRGPLTVTALRRFQRTHNLPVTGEPDIDTLRLLVKSSAPR from the coding sequence ATGGTAGTACAGCTAGGGCCGAATGACGAGCGGCGGCATGAGGCGAATAAGCGGGAGGCGTTTGACGGGATGCGCGCGTATCATGAGTCTGAGATTGCGCACAAAGCTCATACTGTCGATGTCATCAAGACGCTCCTAACACTCGTAGTGGGTGCATATGGTGGTCTCATTGCCCTGATACTTAAGGCAGAGCTCACTCCCGAGTACGCTCAGATCACCGCAGGACTGCTTCTTCTCCTCGTGTTCCTTATCGTGGGGTACGTTATCTCTAAGACCAACGCTAAGGTCGATTCCGATCATCGATCCTATGAGGAGCATCGAACCGAGTACCTTACCGAGCGCACATTGCTCGACCTAGATAGCGCCCTTTCTGCCGTGGGGCACCCAACGCACTGGCGTCCACGAGCTGTCGATGCGCCAAGCGGATATTCGTACACCAAGCGTCTAACTTTTGCTCTCGGATCGATCGTTGCTCTGGCAGCCATTTTCGGCTCTCTTCTCGCAGTCGCCGCCTCTCTAACGCGAGAGCCAACCTCGATTATTACGGGTTCCTCGGCCTCGGGCGACGCACTGCTGCGGGCTCTGGCAGCGGCTCGCGCCGCAGACCCCGGGACTATGAAATGGACGATGCATTCTCTTGTACCCGACTACGACCGCAACTCTCGCAAGCTCGTGCTCATAAGGGAAGGTCGTGATGATGGGTATGTCGTGCTATTGAGGACGGACACACCCACCGTGGTCAGTCTACAATCTACGACGATTGCCGAGCAAATGATTACAGGCGCGACAATGACCATTTCGGACGTGCAAGCAAGGCTTCGCACGCTGGGTTACTACACGGGAGATGTGGATGGAAGGAGGGGACCACTGACGGTGACCGCGCTCAGGCGATTTCAGCGGACTCATAACCTCCCCGTGACCGGCGAACCAGACATAGATACTCTTCGATTGCTCGTGAAGTCCTCAGCACCTCGATGA
- a CDS encoding VCBS repeat-containing protein, translated as MRGSRTSVSRNRCIRSVVFVGLLSAGPILTAPVWGQPQFPNPVYEVGTNPYGLVKADFDGDGIADLVASDYGYGPNSANLPAGGLAFLRGLGDGVFEEAVPISMLSGPASVLTADVNGDGRPDLLCESFSASYPNGIISLRLNLGGGAFAAEQLLVNGGGIDLRVGDFNGDGRPDFLLNAWDGQGYLVVHFGNGDGTFFAAPRFAVGSSFDTAVADVNEDGRDDVVMMSYPAGPSDPPPPQNAVLTFLSRGDGGFDAGPSIPLGEYGYLPFPVDLDGDGFVDLALNTFHWDGGNGSVGPFLTFFGHGDGTFEPGPVNLTSIAYDVEPADVNGDGFTDILTIGDSDLTVHLGNGDRTYSPVAGYVRAGSNARKVVIGDWEGDGLLDVAVLSNFSGAVFTFAGNGDGTFGPRPIASLSDALLEGVATGDFNGDGRLDIVAGRVVADDVAVLLGNGDGTFGAQVLYPAGISPLAVSVADFNRDGRLDLAVLDANWHDFAPDPIPEGSLSILFGNGDGTFGAPVQYPSGGLALALAVGDVNGDGAPDAVIANSHGRGGESSDLSVFLNDGSGVLGSPTTLALDVADYFPYGWTSPAALAIGDVTGDKHADIAVAIRGLLYRDPTPIPGKLTVIPGNGDGTFQAGFTVVEGDDASSVAVGDLNNDGRLDLVFGDPSSYSTFRPGAVQVILAGPGGSLQPLARAEAGQGPLSLGIADFNGDAIPDLTVSNNGGYLAVLPGVGDGTFGTRTNYGLFGTPVAAIQGDFNSDGRSDLMVVTEVGAFVLANQSGLRLAVTATVSNNNTLGKGSGVVSWTTSTETDVRGFNVVILDSHGRLQLNNVLIRCEQCTTGVGASYTTLLPKHKSGRNIYIEVVHRSGRIETFGPARKE; from the coding sequence ATGAGGGGTTCCCGAACGTCCGTCTCACGGAATCGGTGTATCCGGTCGGTCGTCTTCGTTGGACTGCTGTCCGCGGGGCCGATCCTCACGGCCCCGGTCTGGGGGCAGCCGCAGTTTCCGAATCCGGTCTACGAGGTCGGCACGAACCCCTACGGTCTCGTGAAGGCCGACTTCGACGGTGACGGGATCGCCGACCTGGTCGCGTCCGACTATGGTTACGGCCCGAACTCGGCCAATTTACCCGCGGGCGGCTTGGCGTTTCTGCGCGGGCTGGGGGATGGCGTCTTTGAGGAGGCGGTCCCGATTTCGATGCTGAGCGGCCCTGCATCGGTGCTGACCGCCGACGTGAACGGCGACGGCCGGCCGGACCTGCTCTGCGAGTCGTTTTCGGCTTCCTACCCCAACGGGATCATCTCCCTGCGCTTGAACCTCGGGGGAGGCGCGTTCGCGGCGGAGCAGCTCCTGGTCAACGGAGGCGGGATCGATCTCAGGGTTGGGGACTTCAATGGCGACGGACGCCCCGATTTTCTTCTGAATGCCTGGGACGGCCAGGGTTACCTGGTCGTGCATTTCGGGAACGGAGACGGCACCTTCTTCGCCGCCCCCCGGTTCGCGGTCGGCTCGTCGTTTGACACGGCAGTGGCCGACGTGAACGAGGATGGACGCGACGACGTGGTCATGATGTCCTATCCGGCGGGACCGTCGGATCCGCCTCCGCCACAGAACGCCGTGCTGACGTTTCTGAGCCGCGGCGATGGCGGCTTCGACGCCGGCCCTTCGATCCCCCTCGGCGAATACGGGTACCTGCCGTTCCCTGTGGACCTCGACGGAGACGGGTTCGTCGATCTTGCCTTGAACACCTTCCACTGGGACGGGGGCAACGGCTCGGTCGGGCCTTTCCTGACGTTCTTTGGACACGGCGACGGGACGTTCGAGCCCGGACCCGTGAACCTCACGTCGATCGCCTACGACGTGGAGCCGGCCGACGTGAATGGCGACGGTTTCACCGACATCCTGACGATCGGCGATTCCGACCTCACCGTGCACCTGGGGAACGGCGACCGCACCTATTCCCCGGTCGCCGGGTATGTCCGCGCGGGCTCCAACGCACGGAAGGTCGTGATCGGCGACTGGGAGGGGGACGGACTTCTCGACGTGGCGGTCCTGTCCAATTTCTCCGGCGCGGTGTTCACCTTCGCCGGCAACGGAGACGGCACGTTCGGGCCCAGGCCGATCGCGTCCCTGTCTGACGCGCTCCTCGAAGGGGTCGCGACCGGCGACTTCAACGGCGACGGCCGGCTCGACATCGTGGCCGGCCGGGTCGTGGCGGACGACGTGGCGGTCCTGCTCGGCAATGGAGACGGCACGTTCGGGGCGCAGGTGCTGTATCCGGCAGGCATCAGCCCGCTCGCGGTGAGCGTCGCCGACTTCAACCGGGACGGTCGCCTGGACCTCGCGGTCCTCGACGCCAACTGGCACGACTTCGCCCCCGATCCGATCCCAGAGGGCAGCCTGTCGATCCTGTTCGGGAACGGGGACGGGACCTTCGGTGCCCCCGTGCAATACCCCAGCGGCGGCCTTGCGCTGGCGCTGGCGGTCGGCGACGTCAACGGCGACGGTGCTCCGGATGCCGTCATCGCCAACAGCCACGGGCGCGGTGGCGAGTCGAGCGACCTGTCCGTCTTCTTGAACGACGGATCGGGCGTGCTGGGCAGCCCCACGACTCTGGCGCTCGACGTGGCGGACTACTTCCCGTATGGCTGGACCTCCCCCGCCGCGCTCGCCATCGGCGACGTGACCGGCGACAAGCACGCGGACATCGCGGTCGCGATCCGTGGACTTCTCTACAGGGATCCGACACCGATTCCGGGCAAGCTGACGGTCATCCCCGGCAACGGCGATGGGACGTTCCAGGCCGGCTTCACTGTCGTCGAAGGGGATGACGCCAGCAGCGTCGCGGTCGGCGATCTCAACAACGACGGACGTCTGGACCTGGTGTTCGGCGATCCCAGCTCGTACTCGACGTTCCGGCCAGGGGCGGTCCAGGTGATCTTGGCCGGCCCCGGTGGGTCGCTCCAACCCCTGGCGCGTGCCGAGGCCGGCCAAGGACCACTGAGCCTTGGAATCGCGGACTTCAACGGCGACGCCATCCCCGATCTGACGGTTTCGAACAACGGCGGCTATCTCGCCGTGCTGCCGGGTGTCGGGGACGGAACCTTCGGGACGCGGACCAACTACGGACTGTTCGGGACTCCGGTTGCGGCCATCCAGGGTGACTTCAATTCGGACGGCCGCAGCGACCTGATGGTCGTGACCGAGGTCGGAGCGTTCGTCCTGGCGAACCAGTCGGGACTGCGCCTCGCGGTGACCGCGACCGTCTCCAACAACAACACACTGGGGAAGGGATCCGGTGTGGTCTCATGGACCACCAGCACGGAGACGGACGTGCGCGGGTTCAACGTCGTCATCCTCGACTCACACGGCCGGCTCCAGCTCAACAACGTCCTGATCCGTTGCGAGCAATGCACGACCGGAGTCGGCGCCAGCTATACCACGTTGCTCCCGAAGCACAAGAGCGGTCGCAACATCTATATCGAGGTGGTGCACCGAAGCGGCCGAATCGAGACGTTCGGTCCTGCGCGGAAGGAATAG
- a CDS encoding M28 family peptidase: MTGLALIVLLIGLMVRQPNIGRHPFPEGARADPATLRTHVEYLSTQAFPRNPTAPASLNLAADYIKAALSRTGAVVTEQPYEAFHKPFRNIIATYGPATGRKVVVGAHYDVYGEFPGADDNASGVAGLLELGRLLSARKLQSSIELVAFSTEEPPYFGGPEMGSATHAKSLRKAGAPVEAMISLEMIGYFIFISSTHDAAISFPLPAGGVTALSPGG, from the coding sequence GTGACCGGCCTGGCCCTGATTGTGCTGCTCATTGGCCTGATGGTCCGGCAGCCGAACATCGGTCGTCATCCGTTCCCTGAAGGTGCCCGAGCCGATCCTGCCACTCTTCGAACGCACGTCGAGTACCTCAGTACACAGGCCTTTCCGAGGAACCCGACCGCACCAGCCAGCCTCAACCTCGCGGCGGACTACATCAAGGCCGCTCTCTCCAGGACTGGTGCCGTAGTGACGGAACAGCCGTACGAGGCATTTCACAAACCATTCAGGAACATCATCGCAACGTACGGCCCTGCGACTGGCCGCAAGGTCGTGGTCGGCGCGCATTACGACGTTTACGGAGAATTCCCCGGCGCCGACGACAACGCGAGCGGTGTCGCCGGCCTTCTGGAACTCGGGCGGCTCCTCAGTGCCCGGAAGCTGCAATCGTCAATTGAGCTTGTCGCATTCTCGACTGAGGAGCCGCCATACTTCGGGGGCCCTGAGATGGGAAGCGCGACTCATGCGAAGTCGCTGCGCAAGGCCGGTGCGCCCGTGGAGGCCATGATCTCGCTGGAGATGATTGGGTACTTCATCTTTATCTCATCTACCCACGACGCGGCGATTTCATTTCCATTGCCGGCCGGTGGCGTGACCGCTCTCTCGCCCGGAGGGTAA
- a CDS encoding DUF3303 family protein, whose product MPLYMVVERFRNGDAAPVYRRFRERGRMAPEGLAYISSWVTEDLSTCYQLMETADRALLEDWIRNWTDLVEFEVHPVMTSQEAAKRVASKQEA is encoded by the coding sequence GTGCCCCTTTACATGGTCGTCGAGCGCTTCCGCAACGGTGACGCGGCGCCCGTATACCGCCGGTTCAGGGAACGCGGCCGTATGGCCCCCGAGGGTCTTGCGTACATCTCGAGTTGGGTGACTGAGGACTTGTCCACCTGCTATCAGCTCATGGAAACAGCCGACCGGGCGCTTCTCGAGGACTGGATTCGGAATTGGACCGATCTGGTTGAATTCGAGGTTCATCCGGTCATGACGTCCCAGGAGGCAGCGAAGCGGGTGGCATCGAAGCAGGAAGCGTGA
- a CDS encoding DUF4160 domain-containing protein codes for MSPTVFRHAGYRFYFFSREELRPHVHVHHADGEAKFWLEPKIELARSDGMSARRLTSALYLVRRHEREIRAAWKKHFGR; via the coding sequence GTGAGTCCAACAGTCTTTCGCCATGCCGGCTATCGCTTTTATTTTTTCTCGCGTGAGGAGTTGCGACCGCATGTTCACGTCCATCATGCGGATGGAGAAGCGAAGTTCTGGCTGGAACCGAAGATCGAGTTGGCCCGAAGCGATGGCATGAGCGCCCGGCGCCTGACGAGCGCCCTATACCTTGTCCGGAGGCATGAACGTGAGATCCGCGCTGCGTGGAAGAAGCATTTTGGACGTTGA
- a CDS encoding DUF2442 domain-containing protein: MNVRSALRGRSILDVEVTNVSQHGLWVLVGGRELFLPFKKFPWFKDAPVAQVLNVALPHPTHIYWPDLDVDLSIESIEFPERFPLVSRTRPNNVLQRTRAKRRLKSVKRSRGARR; this comes from the coding sequence ATGAACGTGAGATCCGCGCTGCGTGGAAGAAGCATTTTGGACGTTGAGGTCACCAACGTGTCTCAGCATGGCCTCTGGGTGTTGGTCGGAGGCCGCGAGCTCTTCCTGCCGTTCAAGAAGTTTCCCTGGTTCAAGGACGCTCCCGTCGCTCAGGTGCTGAACGTGGCGCTGCCGCACCCGACGCATATCTACTGGCCCGACCTCGACGTCGACCTCTCGATCGAGTCCATAGAATTCCCCGAGCGGTTCCCGCTGGTGAGCCGGACGCGGCCCAACAACGTGTTGCAGCGGACACGCGCGAAGCGCCGCCTCAAGAGCGTCAAGCGGTCACGTGGCGCGCGTCGCTGA
- a CDS encoding nitrilase-related carbon-nitrogen hydrolase translates to MKSDARSRLWRLLSACACVLLLAPATALAATRIQNDDPAVRYSGTWFNLTRTQFDGGGATTSMGAGDRAVLGFTGTGVRWIAYRDEWSGLANVYLDGTLRATIDTFSSPPQARAVVWEAAGLPEGGHTLTIEVAGSHDASSGGAWVWIDAFEFDETAGPPPLSITTGSLPDGVQGTAYGATLTAAGGTTPYAWSIVSGSLPAGLTLASGTGTISGTPAAAGTSVFTAQVTDRDARSATRQLSLTIQPGAGTGQELMPASTDAWSVFAPRAQSAPVVSTSGGPGGYALSVSGGGLPDVYGGWRARIGGIAGGSYYRFSARVLPSDLASLRESISILLRWSGSFGPEETPDYVWDFKPAAQPPGALTFDRIVQAPPGSTAVDVDLLLQWSAAGRVTFDELSLKPSAAPAPRRVRVAAIYYRPSGTQSGYESVQRAASYAEQVAIDHRPDIMVLGEQLNVIGVPGTPDDKAEPVPGPSSDVLAGVARRQAVNIVFGLAERVGDRLYNTAVLLDRNGNIAGKYRKVQVPRSEVDEGMVPGDSVPVFDLDFGRVALLICHDLSFPEPAREAALQGADLLLVPYWGGRVTMAHARAIENGIHLALSGYDQASEIVDPLGTVLASIGEITGAPKVAVADIDLSRRFRETWLGDWRDISNKERRAAPYIYRVP, encoded by the coding sequence TGGTTCAATCTGACCCGGACGCAGTTCGACGGCGGCGGCGCCACGACGTCGATGGGCGCGGGGGACCGCGCCGTGCTCGGCTTCACGGGCACGGGGGTCCGCTGGATCGCCTATCGCGACGAGTGGTCCGGCCTGGCGAACGTCTACCTGGACGGGACGCTCCGGGCGACGATCGACACCTTCAGCTCGCCGCCCCAGGCCCGAGCCGTCGTCTGGGAAGCCGCCGGTCTGCCGGAGGGCGGCCACACCCTGACGATCGAAGTCGCCGGGTCCCACGACGCGTCCTCGGGCGGCGCGTGGGTCTGGATCGACGCGTTCGAATTCGACGAGACGGCCGGTCCACCGCCGCTCTCCATCACGACCGGCTCCCTCCCGGACGGTGTGCAGGGAACGGCGTACGGCGCCACGCTGACGGCCGCGGGCGGCACGACTCCCTACGCCTGGTCGATCGTGTCGGGGAGTCTGCCGGCGGGGCTGACCCTGGCCTCCGGCACGGGGACGATCTCCGGCACGCCGGCGGCGGCCGGCACGAGCGTCTTCACCGCGCAGGTGACGGATCGCGACGCGCGATCGGCGACCCGCCAGCTGAGCCTCACCATCCAGCCGGGAGCGGGGACCGGGCAGGAGCTCATGCCCGCGAGCACGGACGCCTGGTCGGTGTTCGCGCCGCGGGCGCAGTCGGCGCCGGTCGTGTCGACGTCGGGGGGACCCGGTGGGTACGCGCTGAGCGTGTCCGGCGGCGGGCTGCCCGACGTCTACGGAGGATGGAGGGCGCGCATCGGCGGGATCGCGGGAGGGAGCTACTACCGCTTCAGCGCGCGGGTCCTGCCGTCCGACCTGGCCTCGCTGCGCGAGTCGATCTCGATCCTGCTGCGTTGGAGCGGCTCGTTCGGGCCGGAGGAGACTCCCGACTATGTCTGGGATTTCAAGCCGGCGGCGCAGCCGCCGGGCGCGCTGACCTTCGATCGAATCGTCCAGGCCCCTCCCGGGAGCACGGCGGTGGACGTCGACCTTCTCCTGCAGTGGTCCGCGGCCGGGCGGGTGACGTTCGACGAGCTGAGCCTGAAGCCGTCCGCGGCCCCCGCCCCGCGCCGGGTGCGCGTGGCGGCGATCTACTACCGCCCGTCCGGCACGCAGAGCGGCTACGAATCGGTGCAGCGGGCCGCGAGCTACGCCGAGCAGGTGGCGATCGATCACCGCCCGGACATCATGGTCCTGGGAGAGCAGCTCAACGTGATCGGGGTCCCCGGCACGCCCGACGACAAGGCCGAGCCGGTGCCGGGGCCGAGCAGCGACGTCCTGGCCGGCGTCGCCCGGCGCCAGGCCGTCAACATCGTCTTCGGCCTGGCGGAGCGCGTCGGCGACAGGCTCTACAACACCGCCGTCCTGCTCGATCGGAACGGGAACATCGCCGGGAAGTACCGCAAGGTGCAGGTGCCGCGTTCGGAGGTCGACGAGGGGATGGTGCCGGGGGACTCCGTGCCGGTGTTCGACCTCGATTTCGGGAGAGTCGCGCTCCTGATCTGCCACGATCTATCGTTCCCCGAGCCGGCCCGCGAGGCGGCCCTGCAGGGGGCCGATCTCCTTCTCGTCCCCTACTGGGGAGGACGAGTGACGATGGCGCACGCCCGGGCGATCGAGAACGGAATCCACCTCGCCCTGTCGGGCTACGACCAGGCCAGCGAGATCGTCGACCCGCTCGGCACCGTGCTCGCCTCGATCGGGGAGATCACGGGGGCGCCGAAGGTCGCGGTCGCTGACATCGATCTGTCACGCCGCTTCCGCGAGACGTGGCTCGGCGACTGGCGCGACATCTCCAACAAGGAGCGGCGCGCCGCTCCGTACATCTACCGCGTGCCCTGA